Proteins from a single region of Gordonia hongkongensis:
- a CDS encoding PP2C family protein-serine/threonine phosphatase, whose translation MDAATIVRDASVSGTHIVGELRLEWSAACNVGRVRETNEDAALALPGMYLLADGMGGHDSGELASEAALLTLSEATSAGELKATQLQLDDLLLAAQRRIGEIDTETERRAGTTATGIVLVTHEQSPHWLVLNIGDSRTYRFQNGSLNQLTTDHSQVQEFIDAGFLTPEQARTDPRRNVITRALGAGMVDPVADYSSTPAFPGDVLLLCTDGLTGELPDEEIGDILRNAEDSRQAAERLVDAALALGAHDNVTVIVVSVHESVPTLTMPALDDSAQGEAAGAAPAPDPS comes from the coding sequence ATGGATGCGGCGACCATCGTTCGAGACGCTTCGGTCTCGGGCACACACATCGTGGGTGAACTGCGGCTCGAGTGGTCCGCCGCGTGCAATGTGGGGCGAGTACGGGAGACGAACGAGGACGCGGCGCTCGCGCTGCCGGGGATGTACCTGCTCGCCGACGGCATGGGCGGGCACGACAGCGGCGAGCTGGCCAGCGAGGCCGCATTGCTCACCTTGTCGGAGGCCACCAGCGCGGGTGAACTCAAGGCGACCCAACTGCAACTCGACGATCTGTTGCTCGCCGCCCAGCGGCGCATCGGCGAGATCGACACCGAGACCGAGCGACGCGCGGGTACCACCGCCACCGGCATCGTGCTCGTCACGCACGAGCAGAGCCCGCACTGGCTGGTGCTCAACATCGGCGACTCGCGGACCTATCGCTTCCAGAACGGGTCGCTCAACCAGCTCACCACCGACCACTCGCAGGTTCAGGAATTCATCGACGCCGGATTTCTCACGCCCGAGCAGGCCCGGACCGACCCGCGCCGCAACGTGATCACGCGTGCGCTCGGCGCGGGCATGGTCGACCCGGTCGCCGACTACTCGAGTACGCCGGCATTCCCGGGGGATGTGCTGCTGCTGTGTACCGACGGTCTGACCGGGGAGCTGCCCGACGAGGAGATCGGTGACATCCTGCGCAATGCGGAGGACTCCCGGCAGGCGGCCGAACGGCTCGTCGACGCCGCCCTGGCGCTCGGCGCGCATGACAACGTCACCGTCATCGTCGTGAGTGTCCACGAGTCGGTGCCGACGCTCACGATGCCCGCGCTCGACGACTCGGCGCAGGGAGAGGCCGCCGGAGCTGCTCCGGCCCCCGACCCGAGCTGA
- a CDS encoding FHA domain-containing protein has product MTTGQGRAETPPAESGDAALDAGATYVEYCGERIALDADRRFFIGREADLSIDDNPYLHRRFLVIHNENGLWWLTNLGTHLSASVSAGDVGFSATLGPGARMPLVFGETTIVFTAGPTTYELSLFARAPQVKSVTRPEYSGGHTTQGVPTLTESQKLLIIVLAEEILRREGTGSSAIPSSAQAARRLGWPLTKFNRKLDNVCDKLDQLGVSGMRGGGGKLASNRRTKLVEYAVSSRIVTREDLPLIDAEAARNAAD; this is encoded by the coding sequence ATGACCACGGGTCAGGGCCGGGCCGAGACACCCCCCGCAGAGTCCGGCGACGCCGCGCTGGACGCCGGGGCGACCTACGTCGAATACTGCGGCGAGCGCATCGCGCTCGACGCCGACCGACGGTTCTTCATCGGCCGCGAAGCGGATCTGTCCATCGACGACAACCCGTACCTACATCGCCGATTCCTGGTGATACACAACGAGAACGGGCTCTGGTGGCTCACCAATCTCGGTACGCACCTGTCGGCGAGCGTCTCGGCGGGCGACGTCGGGTTCTCGGCGACCCTGGGCCCCGGTGCGCGGATGCCGCTCGTCTTCGGTGAGACGACCATCGTGTTCACCGCCGGCCCGACGACCTACGAGCTGAGCCTGTTCGCCCGCGCACCGCAGGTGAAATCGGTGACGCGGCCGGAATACAGCGGCGGGCACACGACGCAAGGCGTGCCCACGCTCACGGAGAGTCAGAAGCTGCTGATCATCGTGCTGGCCGAGGAGATCCTGCGGCGTGAGGGGACCGGCTCGAGTGCCATCCCGTCGTCGGCGCAGGCGGCGCGCCGGCTGGGCTGGCCGCTGACCAAGTTCAATCGCAAGCTCGACAACGTCTGCGACAAGCTCGATCAACTCGGGGTGAGCGGAATGCGCGGCGGGGGCGGGAAACTCGCGAGCAACCGCCGGACCAAACTGGTGGAGTACGCGGTGTCGTCACGCATCGTCACGCGAGAAGATCTCCCCCTCATCGACGCCGAGGCGGCCCGAAACGCGGCCGACTGA
- a CDS encoding helix-turn-helix transcriptional regulator, giving the protein MTAIAHQAPQHLRSVSARRDAEAIARRKEALARLAARRMPLPGHQIQTPRAGQPLGLGHRPGHPHLHRAVAVPALTEVPEVAEATADRAKPNLTSREVEVLRTWMLVDSKPAVAQELYISLGTVNTHLTRIRAKYAEIGRPAPTKASLVARAIQDGIMTLDEL; this is encoded by the coding sequence ATGACTGCGATCGCCCATCAGGCCCCCCAGCACCTGCGCTCGGTCAGCGCTCGTCGTGACGCGGAGGCCATCGCCCGCCGGAAGGAAGCCCTGGCGCGTCTGGCGGCTCGCCGGATGCCGTTGCCCGGCCACCAGATCCAGACGCCGCGCGCGGGTCAGCCGCTCGGCCTGGGCCATCGTCCGGGACACCCCCACCTGCACCGTGCGGTCGCCGTTCCCGCGCTCACCGAGGTCCCCGAGGTCGCGGAGGCCACGGCCGACCGCGCCAAGCCGAATCTCACCTCGCGCGAGGTAGAGGTCCTGCGCACCTGGATGCTCGTCGACTCCAAACCCGCTGTGGCCCAGGAGCTCTACATCTCGCTCGGTACGGTCAATACCCACCTCACCCGGATCCGGGCCAAGTACGCCGAGATCGGCCGTCCCGCCCCGACGAAGGCATCGCTGGTCGCCCGGGCCATCCAGGACGGGATCATGACCCTCGACGAACTCTGA
- a CDS encoding acyl-CoA thioesterase, translating into MAAIEDILQVEQIETDIYRGGAFPSHLQRTFGGQVAGQALMSATRTVSDEFDVHSLHGYFLRPGDPDRPAVFLVDRIRDGRSFVTRRVTGIQNGEAIFTMSASFHVRTDQGYEHQDRMPPAPQPDELTDRLDELAEEERAVFKEWRNFDLRIVPPEMMVTSSYFAAQQRVWFRYRHRLPDDTVFHVGTLAYMSDMTLLGSSRVPHPESNPQVASLDHAMWFMRPFRADDWLLYDQTSPSAGGGRALTQGRIFDRQGRLVAAVTQEGLARTGRVMPDDQHARTDR; encoded by the coding sequence GTGGCAGCCATCGAGGACATACTCCAGGTCGAACAGATCGAGACCGACATCTACCGCGGCGGTGCGTTCCCGAGTCACCTTCAGCGCACCTTCGGCGGCCAGGTCGCCGGCCAGGCCCTGATGTCGGCGACCCGCACGGTGTCCGACGAGTTCGACGTTCATTCCCTCCACGGTTATTTCCTGCGTCCCGGTGACCCGGATCGTCCGGCGGTGTTCCTCGTCGACCGCATCCGCGACGGACGGTCGTTCGTCACCCGGCGGGTGACCGGCATCCAGAACGGCGAGGCGATCTTCACCATGTCGGCGTCGTTCCATGTACGGACCGACCAGGGCTACGAGCACCAGGACCGGATGCCGCCGGCGCCGCAACCGGACGAGCTCACCGACCGCCTCGACGAGCTGGCCGAGGAAGAGCGCGCGGTGTTCAAGGAGTGGCGCAACTTCGATCTGCGCATCGTGCCCCCGGAGATGATGGTCACCTCGTCGTATTTCGCTGCGCAACAACGAGTCTGGTTCCGCTACCGCCATCGGCTGCCCGACGACACCGTCTTCCATGTCGGCACCCTCGCCTACATGAGCGACATGACCTTGCTCGGCTCCTCGCGCGTGCCCCATCCGGAGTCCAACCCGCAGGTCGCCTCCCTCGACCACGCGATGTGGTTCATGCGCCCCTTCCGGGCCGACGACTGGCTCCTCTACGACCAGACGTCGCCGTCGGCGGGCGGTGGTCGCGCGCTGACCCAGGGACGGATCTTCGATCGACAGGGCCGCCTGGTGGCGGCGGTCACCCAGGAGGGGCTGGCGCGCACCGGTCGTGTGATGCCCGACGACCAGCACGCCCGGACCGATCGGTGA
- the pdxT gene encoding pyridoxal 5'-phosphate synthase glutaminase subunit PdxT, translated as MSEGNRPRIGVLALQGDVREHVFALEAAGADAVAVRRPAELDEIDGIVIPGGESTTMSKLLGIFDLFDPLVDKLSDGLPAYGSCAGMIMLASTILDTRPDARHLDALDVTVRRNAFGRQVESFETDLEFTGITDTEGAAPMRAVFIRAPWVESVAPEVEVLARVPDGPAAGRIVAVRQGNVLATSFHPEVTGDRRVHEYFVEMVRR; from the coding sequence GTGAGCGAAGGCAACCGGCCGCGGATCGGGGTTCTGGCACTGCAGGGCGATGTGCGCGAGCACGTCTTCGCGCTCGAGGCGGCCGGCGCCGACGCCGTGGCGGTGCGACGCCCGGCCGAACTCGACGAGATCGACGGAATCGTCATCCCCGGCGGTGAATCGACGACGATGAGCAAACTGCTCGGCATCTTCGACCTGTTCGACCCGCTGGTCGACAAGCTGTCCGACGGCCTCCCGGCGTACGGGTCGTGCGCGGGCATGATCATGCTCGCCTCCACGATCCTCGACACCCGGCCCGACGCACGGCATCTGGACGCCCTCGATGTCACGGTGCGGCGCAATGCATTCGGGCGTCAGGTGGAGAGTTTCGAAACCGACCTGGAGTTCACCGGGATCACCGACACCGAGGGTGCCGCGCCGATGCGTGCGGTGTTCATCCGGGCGCCGTGGGTCGAGTCCGTCGCCCCGGAGGTCGAGGTCCTGGCGCGTGTTCCCGACGGCCCGGCGGCCGGGCGGATCGTCGCGGTCCGCCAGGGGAACGTGCTCGCGACGTCGTTCCACCCGGAGGTGACCGGCGACCGGCGCGTACATGAATACTTCGTGGAGATGGTGCGTCGGTAA
- a CDS encoding YebC/PmpR family DNA-binding transcriptional regulator, producing MSGHSKWATTKHKKAAIDAKRGKMFAKLIKNIEVAARTGGGDPAGNPTLFDAIQKAKKSSVPNDNIERARKRGGGEEAGGADWQTIMYEGYGPNGVAVLIECLTDNRNRAAGEVRTAMTRNGGNMADPGSVSYLFTRKGVVTLEKNGQTEDDVLMAVLDAGAEEVTDLGESFEIVSEPSDLIAVRSALQEAGIDYDSAEASFRASVEVAVDADGARKVFKLIDALEDSDDVQNVYSNVDISDEVLAELEND from the coding sequence ATGAGCGGCCACTCCAAATGGGCCACCACCAAGCACAAGAAGGCGGCCATCGACGCCAAGCGCGGCAAGATGTTCGCCAAGCTCATCAAGAACATCGAGGTGGCGGCGCGGACCGGCGGCGGTGACCCGGCGGGTAACCCCACGCTGTTCGACGCGATCCAGAAGGCGAAGAAGTCCTCGGTCCCCAACGACAACATCGAACGCGCACGCAAGCGCGGCGGTGGTGAAGAGGCCGGCGGCGCGGACTGGCAGACCATCATGTACGAGGGCTACGGGCCCAACGGCGTCGCCGTGCTCATCGAATGCCTCACCGACAACCGCAACCGTGCGGCCGGCGAGGTCCGGACCGCGATGACGCGCAACGGCGGCAACATGGCCGACCCGGGTTCGGTCTCCTACCTGTTCACCCGCAAGGGCGTGGTGACGCTGGAGAAGAACGGCCAGACCGAGGACGACGTCCTGATGGCCGTGCTCGACGCGGGCGCCGAAGAGGTCACCGATCTCGGCGAGTCCTTCGAGATCGTCAGCGAGCCAAGCGATCTCATCGCCGTCCGCAGCGCGCTGCAGGAGGCCGGGATCGACTACGACTCCGCCGAGGCCAGCTTCCGCGCGTCGGTCGAGGTCGCGGTGGACGCCGACGGCGCACGCAAGGTGTTCAAGCTGATCGACGCCCTCGAGGACTCCGACGACGTCCAGAACGTCTACAGCAACGTCGACATCAGCGACGAGGTCCTCGCCGAACTCGAGAACGACTGA
- the ruvC gene encoding crossover junction endodeoxyribonuclease RuvC: protein MRVMGVDPGLTRCGIALVESGRGRTVTALDVDVVRTPSDMELAERLLAIYTSACHWLDVHQPDVVAIERVFAQNQVSTAMGTAQAGGVIALAASQRDVPVRFHTPSEVKAAVTGSGRADKSQVTAMVTRILGMQTKPRPADAADALALAICHCWRGPMMERMAAAQKQADAAAARHRARVAQAREGSRA, encoded by the coding sequence GTGCGCGTCATGGGCGTCGATCCGGGTCTGACCCGGTGCGGTATCGCGCTGGTCGAGTCGGGTCGGGGACGGACGGTGACCGCCCTCGACGTGGACGTCGTGCGCACCCCCAGCGACATGGAACTCGCCGAGCGGTTGCTCGCGATCTACACCTCCGCGTGTCACTGGCTCGATGTGCACCAGCCCGACGTGGTGGCCATCGAGCGGGTCTTCGCGCAGAACCAGGTGTCCACGGCCATGGGGACCGCGCAGGCCGGCGGCGTCATCGCGCTCGCGGCGTCCCAGCGCGACGTACCGGTGCGCTTCCACACCCCGTCGGAGGTGAAGGCGGCGGTGACCGGGAGCGGACGGGCCGACAAGTCTCAGGTCACCGCGATGGTGACCCGGATTCTCGGCATGCAGACCAAACCACGTCCCGCCGACGCCGCGGATGCGCTCGCGCTCGCGATCTGTCATTGCTGGCGCGGACCCATGATGGAGCGGATGGCAGCCGCACAGAAGCAGGCCGACGCGGCCGCGGCGCGGCACCGCGCGCGGGTGGCCCAGGCACGAGAAGGGAGTCGCGCATGA
- the ruvA gene encoding Holliday junction branch migration protein RuvA, with product MIASVRGPVLEIALDHAVIDCGGVGYRVLATPATLSRLRRGDEATLLTSMIVREDSMTLYGFTEPDARALFALLQTVTGVGPRLAMATLAVLEPDALRRALAESDTKSLTSVPGIGKRVAERLCVELRDKVDRPTGEASTGVTVVGGIREQVAEALVGLGFTAGPAEKAVTAVLAENPDADASTALRHSLSLLGKAS from the coding sequence ATGATCGCGTCAGTCCGCGGACCGGTGCTCGAGATCGCGCTCGACCACGCCGTGATCGACTGCGGGGGAGTGGGATACCGCGTGCTGGCGACGCCCGCGACGCTGTCCCGGCTGCGCCGCGGCGACGAGGCGACGCTGCTGACCTCGATGATCGTCCGCGAGGACTCCATGACGCTCTACGGCTTCACCGAACCCGACGCCCGTGCGCTGTTCGCGCTGCTGCAGACGGTCACCGGCGTCGGCCCGCGACTCGCGATGGCGACCCTCGCAGTCCTCGAGCCGGATGCGTTGCGACGCGCGCTCGCCGAATCGGACACCAAGTCACTGACCTCGGTACCCGGCATCGGCAAACGCGTGGCCGAACGGCTGTGCGTCGAACTGCGGGACAAGGTGGACCGGCCCACGGGCGAGGCGTCGACCGGTGTGACCGTCGTCGGCGGTATTCGCGAGCAGGTCGCCGAGGCGCTCGTCGGGCTCGGGTTCACCGCCGGTCCGGCGGAGAAGGCGGTCACGGCGGTACTGGCCGAGAATCCCGACGCCGATGCGTCCACCGCGCTGCGTCACTCGCTGTCACTGCTCGGCAAGGCGTCGTAG
- the ruvB gene encoding Holliday junction branch migration DNA helicase RuvB: MGGDPDDVDDRDVSAMPVRSDGDLDAGLRPRSLADFIGQPRVCEQLELVLHGAKGRGGTPDHILLSGPPGLGKTSLAMIIASEMGAAIRVTSGPALERAGDLAAMLSNLVEGDVLFIDEIHRIARPAEEMLYLAMEDFRVDVVVGKGPGATSIPLDVAPFTLVGATTRSGSLTGPLRDRFGFTAHMEFYEPDELVRVLHRSAGILGMELRGDASGEIARRSRGTPRIANRLLRRVRDYAEVRGDGSITVDVARAALAVYDVDELGFDRLDRAVLDALIRAFGGGPVGVSTLAVAVGEEPATVEEVCEPFLVRAGMIARTPRGRVATAAAWHHLGLTPPAGAMNATFGVRPRDVAADTLFDDL, encoded by the coding sequence ATGGGCGGCGATCCGGACGACGTCGACGACCGGGACGTGAGCGCGATGCCGGTGCGCTCCGACGGCGACCTCGACGCCGGTCTCCGTCCCCGGTCACTCGCTGATTTCATCGGCCAGCCGCGGGTCTGCGAACAGCTCGAACTGGTCCTGCACGGGGCCAAGGGCCGCGGTGGCACCCCCGACCACATCCTGCTGTCGGGACCGCCCGGGCTCGGCAAGACGTCGCTGGCCATGATCATCGCCTCGGAGATGGGCGCCGCCATCCGGGTGACCTCTGGTCCGGCACTCGAGCGCGCCGGCGACCTCGCGGCCATGCTGTCGAACCTCGTCGAGGGCGACGTGCTGTTCATCGACGAGATCCATCGCATCGCGCGCCCGGCCGAGGAGATGCTGTACCTCGCGATGGAGGACTTCCGCGTCGACGTCGTGGTCGGCAAGGGCCCGGGAGCGACTTCGATTCCGCTCGACGTCGCGCCGTTCACGCTGGTCGGGGCGACAACACGGTCGGGGTCGCTGACCGGCCCGCTGCGCGACCGGTTCGGGTTCACCGCGCACATGGAGTTCTACGAGCCCGACGAACTCGTCCGGGTGCTGCACCGCTCGGCCGGGATCCTGGGCATGGAACTCCGCGGCGACGCCTCGGGCGAGATCGCGCGCCGGTCGCGGGGCACGCCCCGCATCGCGAACCGGCTGCTCCGCCGGGTCCGCGACTACGCCGAGGTAAGGGGAGACGGGTCGATCACCGTGGACGTCGCCCGCGCGGCGCTCGCGGTCTACGACGTCGACGAACTCGGCTTCGACCGTCTGGACCGAGCCGTCCTCGACGCCCTGATCCGCGCCTTCGGCGGGGGGCCGGTCGGGGTGTCCACGCTGGCCGTGGCCGTCGGCGAGGAGCCGGCGACCGTGGAGGAGGTCTGCGAGCCGTTCTTGGTGCGCGCGGGCATGATCGCGCGGACGCCGCGCGGGCGGGTGGCCACTGCCGCCGCCTGGCATCATCTCGGACTCACCCCGCCCGCCGGTGCGATGAACGCCACCTTCGGGGTGCGTCCCCGTGACGTGGCGGCCGACACGCTGTTCGACGACCTCTAG
- the yajC gene encoding preprotein translocase subunit YajC, with product MDALLFPLLLALLAGFMFLSMRKQKKRVAEMQEMQNSVSTGTRVQLTSGLFGTVIDASSPDVVDVEIATGVVTRWNRLAVMRVVPTDEAAATYAGHVAPEIESDDYDDADSVSLDKPATDDARDNDK from the coding sequence ATGGACGCTCTGCTCTTCCCGCTTCTGCTCGCCCTGCTGGCCGGCTTCATGTTCTTGTCGATGCGGAAGCAGAAGAAGCGTGTGGCCGAGATGCAGGAGATGCAGAACTCGGTGTCCACCGGTACCCGCGTCCAGCTGACCTCGGGTCTCTTCGGCACCGTGATCGACGCGAGCTCGCCCGACGTCGTCGATGTCGAGATCGCCACCGGCGTGGTCACCCGCTGGAACCGGCTGGCCGTCATGCGCGTCGTCCCGACGGATGAGGCCGCGGCCACCTACGCCGGCCACGTCGCCCCGGAGATCGAGTCCGACGACTACGACGACGCCGACTCGGTCAGCCTGGACAAGCCCGCCACCGACGACGCGCGCGACAACGACAAGTAA
- the secD gene encoding protein translocase subunit SecD has product MAFIGLLAVVYGLIFFTGPQTIEPKLGIDLQGGTRVTLTARTEDGQAATREQLDQAKQIIEQRVNGLGVSGSEVVVSGDNLIITVPGQDGAQAKSLGQTARLYVRPVVGQPAMATPQPPKPESADDQADALPTEAAAAAIDEQRKLRQAPGNATPQQLEALQQQMAKMDCSPTANDPLLGNDRPDQYLVACSTDGSEVYLLGPEIIDGRDIKNANAGTDPQTGEWVVTLEFEGEAASFWPRYTAEQAPNRTQTAFTLDSRVVSAPAINEPIPGGQTRISGGSASPFTESSSNELANVLKYGSLPLSFTASDAETISATLGLASLQAGLIAGLVGLIAVFIYALAYYRMLGILTVLSLVLAGAMVYGIIVLLGRWIGFTLDLAGIAGLIIGIGMTADSFVVYFERIKDEMREGRSFRSAVPRGWASARRTIWSGNAVSFIAAAVIYILAIGEVRGFAFTLGLTTILDVMVVFLVTHPLVVYASRSTFLSKPSVNGLGAISEVARQRRVAAHRQAGAATADTSASPTDADDTTDATREKGTVR; this is encoded by the coding sequence GTGGCCTTCATCGGCCTGCTCGCGGTCGTCTACGGACTGATCTTCTTCACCGGACCCCAGACCATCGAACCGAAGCTCGGTATCGACCTCCAGGGCGGTACGCGCGTCACGCTGACCGCGCGGACCGAGGACGGTCAGGCGGCGACCCGAGAGCAGCTCGATCAGGCCAAGCAGATCATCGAGCAGCGCGTGAACGGGCTCGGCGTCTCCGGTTCCGAGGTCGTCGTCAGCGGTGACAACCTGATCATCACGGTCCCCGGCCAGGACGGCGCGCAGGCCAAGTCACTCGGCCAGACGGCGCGCCTGTACGTCCGACCGGTCGTCGGGCAGCCGGCCATGGCGACTCCGCAACCGCCGAAGCCCGAGAGTGCCGACGATCAGGCCGACGCCCTGCCCACCGAGGCCGCGGCAGCCGCCATCGACGAGCAGCGCAAGCTCCGTCAGGCGCCGGGGAACGCGACCCCGCAGCAGCTCGAGGCACTCCAGCAGCAGATGGCGAAGATGGACTGCTCGCCGACGGCCAACGACCCGCTGCTGGGCAACGACCGCCCCGATCAGTACCTCGTGGCCTGCTCGACGGACGGCTCGGAGGTCTACCTCCTCGGCCCGGAGATCATCGACGGTCGCGACATCAAGAACGCGAACGCCGGTACCGATCCGCAGACCGGCGAATGGGTGGTGACCCTCGAATTCGAGGGTGAGGCCGCCAGCTTCTGGCCCAGGTACACCGCCGAGCAGGCCCCCAACCGGACCCAGACCGCCTTCACGCTCGACTCGCGCGTCGTCTCGGCGCCGGCGATCAACGAGCCCATCCCGGGCGGTCAGACCCGAATCAGCGGCGGTAGCGCCAGTCCGTTCACCGAGTCGTCGTCGAACGAACTCGCCAACGTGCTGAAGTACGGCTCGCTGCCGTTGTCCTTCACCGCCTCCGACGCCGAGACGATCTCGGCGACACTGGGTCTCGCGTCGTTGCAGGCCGGTCTGATCGCCGGTCTCGTCGGCCTGATCGCGGTCTTCATCTACGCTCTGGCCTACTACCGAATGCTCGGCATCCTGACGGTGCTGTCGCTCGTCCTCGCCGGGGCGATGGTCTACGGCATCATCGTGCTGCTCGGTCGCTGGATCGGGTTCACCCTCGACCTCGCCGGCATCGCGGGTCTGATCATCGGGATCGGTATGACCGCCGACTCGTTCGTCGTCTACTTCGAACGAATCAAGGACGAGATGCGCGAGGGGCGCAGCTTCCGGTCCGCGGTGCCCCGCGGTTGGGCGAGCGCGCGCCGCACGATCTGGTCCGGCAATGCGGTGAGCTTCATCGCCGCCGCGGTCATCTACATCCTGGCGATCGGTGAGGTCCGCGGCTTCGCGTTCACACTGGGTCTCACCACGATCCTCGACGTCATGGTCGTGTTCCTGGTCACCCACCCGCTGGTCGTCTACGCGAGCCGTTCGACGTTCCTGTCGAAGCCGAGCGTCAACGGACTCGGGGCGATCAGCGAGGTCGCCCGCCAGCGTCGTGTCGCCGCGCACCGGCAAGCGGGTGCGGCCACCGCCGACACGTCTGCGTCGCCGACGGACGCCGACGACACCACCGACGCCACTCGGGAGAAGGGGACCGTGCGATGA
- the secF gene encoding protein translocase subunit SecF, with amino-acid sequence MTGPDNKATGDSAVLDADKAQPGADADFVADRNRSFLSRLYTGTGAFEIVGRRRMWYGVTAAILLICLASIGIRGFTLGIDFEGGTQMSVPVVSSEITAESVEEVVTATLGEAPESVQTAGAGGSQTVQVRTETLDLAQAESVTRALADEFGPELAPAEVSISDVSSTWGSEITERMLIALAVFLVIVFVYIAVRFDREMSIAAMGSLFFDLIVTAGIYSLVGWEVTPATVIGLLTILGFSIYDTVVVFDKISENTRSVLQTTRRTYAEQANLGVNQTLMRSINTTVISVLPIIALMVIAVWLLGVGTLKDLGLIQLVGVLVGTFSSVFLAAPLLATLKERRPDIGRHTEKVLRRRAGLPSDEPRPVRTRRGASAGAAVDTDDADRAVPTGKRRRNR; translated from the coding sequence ATGACCGGGCCGGACAACAAGGCAACCGGCGACTCGGCCGTCCTCGACGCCGACAAGGCGCAGCCCGGCGCGGACGCCGACTTCGTCGCCGATCGCAACCGCTCGTTCCTGTCCCGGCTCTACACCGGTACCGGTGCCTTCGAGATCGTGGGACGCCGCCGCATGTGGTACGGCGTGACCGCGGCGATCCTGCTGATCTGCCTGGCCTCGATCGGAATCCGCGGGTTCACCCTCGGTATCGACTTCGAGGGCGGTACCCAGATGTCGGTGCCGGTCGTCTCCTCGGAGATCACCGCGGAGTCCGTCGAAGAAGTTGTCACCGCGACCCTCGGCGAGGCGCCCGAATCGGTACAGACCGCGGGCGCCGGTGGCAGCCAGACGGTCCAGGTGCGCACCGAGACCCTCGATCTCGCCCAGGCGGAGTCGGTGACGCGCGCGCTCGCCGACGAGTTCGGTCCCGAACTCGCGCCCGCCGAGGTGAGCATCTCGGATGTGAGCTCGACGTGGGGCAGCGAGATCACCGAGCGCATGCTGATCGCGCTGGCCGTGTTCCTGGTCATCGTGTTCGTCTACATCGCGGTGCGATTCGACCGGGAGATGTCCATCGCGGCGATGGGGTCGCTGTTCTTCGACCTGATCGTGACCGCCGGTATCTACTCGCTCGTCGGGTGGGAGGTCACCCCGGCGACCGTCATCGGCCTGCTCACCATCCTCGGCTTCTCGATCTACGACACGGTGGTCGTGTTCGACAAGATCTCCGAGAACACCCGCTCGGTACTCCAGACCACCCGGCGTACCTACGCCGAGCAGGCCAACCTGGGTGTGAACCAGACCCTCATGCGATCGATCAACACCACCGTCATCTCGGTGCTGCCGATCATCGCCCTTATGGTCATCGCGGTCTGGCTGCTCGGCGTCGGAACGCTCAAGGATCTCGGGCTGATCCAGCTCGTCGGTGTCCTCGTCGGTACGTTCTCGTCGGTCTTCCTCGCCGCGCCGCTCCTGGCGACACTGAAGGAACGTCGCCCCGACATCGGCCGGCACACCGAGAAGGTCCTCCGACGTCGCGCCGGGCTCCCGTCCGACGAGCCGCGGCCGGTCCGGACGCGCCGAGGGGCGTCCGCCGGGGCAGCAGTCGACACCGATGACGCGGACCGCGCGGTCCCGACCGGCAAACGCCGCCGCAACCGCTAG